A genome region from Phycisphaeraceae bacterium includes the following:
- a CDS encoding iron ABC transporter permease, which produces MPRRVREYVQLALLAALLGVFLLLPIWLVVRGGFTDASGRFTLAAIADVFADDILRRGLLNSLLIATLTTVLAILIALPLGVIVSRAAFPGRGLLSGLLLLPLILPPFVGAIGMRHILGREGSLNALLVSMGVIDASVDLLGRGGLLAIVILQALALYPIIFLNVTAALANIDPALEEAASNLGAGAWTRFRRVTLPLVRPGIFAGATIVFIWSFTELGTPLMFEFYTVTPVQVFNGLKEMQTSRQPYALVTVMLGVAITLYLIGKLLLGGGAYAMQSKASVRREERPLSGWRAIAAFGACGSVIAVASLPHIGVILASLSAPGQWYGSVIPQAFTTEHFQNALSHPLASGSIRNSLFLSLSAALAATIVGLFVARLIVRGTIRGRAALDALAMLPLAVPGLVMAFGFVALSLTWPFRGGPLEGFGNILGADPNPFPFLIIAYAVRRLPYVVRSAVAGLQQTSVSLEEAAASVGAGKFTTLRRVVVPLIAANLAAGAILAFSFSMLEVSDSLILAQRERDYPITKAIWSLYDRLGDGDGIASAMGVWAMALLATTLLGTSALIGKKMGALFRA; this is translated from the coding sequence ATGCCTCGCCGCGTGCGCGAATATGTCCAACTGGCGCTTCTTGCGGCCCTGCTCGGGGTCTTTCTGCTGCTTCCGATCTGGCTTGTCGTGCGCGGCGGGTTCACCGACGCCTCGGGACGCTTCACACTGGCCGCGATCGCCGATGTCTTCGCCGATGACATTCTGCGCCGGGGTCTGCTCAATTCGCTTCTGATCGCCACCCTGACCACGGTGCTCGCGATCCTCATCGCGCTGCCGCTGGGCGTGATCGTCTCACGAGCGGCCTTTCCCGGCCGAGGCTTGCTCTCGGGGCTGCTCCTGCTGCCGCTCATCCTGCCGCCCTTTGTCGGGGCGATCGGCATGCGTCACATCCTGGGGCGGGAGGGTTCGCTCAACGCGCTCCTTGTCTCGATGGGGGTGATCGATGCGAGCGTCGATCTTCTCGGCCGCGGCGGGCTGCTGGCGATCGTCATCCTCCAGGCGCTCGCGCTCTACCCCATCATCTTCCTGAATGTCACTGCGGCGCTCGCGAACATCGATCCGGCGCTTGAAGAAGCGGCGAGCAATCTCGGCGCCGGCGCGTGGACCCGCTTCCGACGGGTCACACTGCCGCTCGTCAGACCGGGGATCTTCGCTGGCGCGACGATTGTCTTCATCTGGAGCTTCACGGAGCTTGGAACTCCGCTGATGTTCGAGTTCTACACCGTGACGCCGGTGCAGGTCTTCAACGGCCTGAAGGAGATGCAGACCTCGCGCCAGCCCTATGCGCTGGTGACGGTCATGCTGGGCGTGGCGATCACGCTGTACCTGATCGGCAAGCTTCTCTTGGGCGGGGGCGCCTATGCGATGCAGTCGAAGGCGAGCGTGCGCCGTGAGGAGCGGCCCTTGTCGGGCTGGCGCGCGATCGCCGCCTTCGGAGCGTGCGGATCGGTCATCGCGGTGGCATCGCTCCCGCACATCGGCGTGATCCTCGCGAGCCTTTCGGCGCCGGGGCAGTGGTATGGCTCGGTGATTCCGCAAGCCTTCACGACGGAACACTTCCAGAATGCTCTCTCCCATCCGCTTGCCTCGGGCAGCATTCGGAACAGCCTCTTCCTCTCCCTCTCGGCGGCGCTGGCAGCCACCATCGTGGGGCTCTTCGTCGCGCGGCTGATCGTGCGAGGCACCATTCGAGGTCGCGCGGCGCTCGACGCCCTCGCGATGCTCCCCCTCGCGGTGCCCGGTCTCGTGATGGCCTTCGGCTTCGTCGCACTCTCCCTGACCTGGCCGTTCCGAGGCGGACCTCTCGAAGGCTTCGGGAACATTCTCGGGGCCGATCCCAATCCCTTCCCGTTCCTGATCATCGCCTACGCGGTGCGTCGCCTTCCCTATGTCGTCCGCAGCGCCGTCGCCGGCCTCCAGCAGACGAGCGTGTCGCTTGAGGAGGCGGCGGCGAGTGTCGGCGCTGGCAAGTTCACCACCCTCCGGCGCGTAGTGGTTCCACTCATTGCGGCGAACCTTGCGGCGGGGGCGATTCTCGCCTTCAGCTTCAGCATGCTTGAAGTGAGCGACTCCCTGATTCTCGCGCAGCGCGAGCGTGACTACCCGATCACCAAGGCGATCTGGTCGCTCTACGACCGCCTCGGTGACGGAGACGGCATCGCGAGCGCGATGGGGGTCTGGGCGATGGCGCTTCTGGCCACCACGCTGCTTGGAACATCGGCGCTGATCGGCAAGAAGATGGGCGCGCTCTTCCGGGCCTGA
- a CDS encoding NADH-quinone oxidoreductase subunit D — protein sequence MPYTLAPDDAFGLDVESTEYLKDHVQAPDRWVLNFGPQHPATHTTLRIVIELDGERVVRATPHIGYLHSGFEKLAEHHDYNQYVCTVSRMDYISPIVNDIAWHQAVEALFGIGITPRCRVIRTIMAELGRIQNHLLCVGAAALDLGAFTGFLYGFNEREFIYDIVEYISGQRFHPDWTRVGGAWRDIPDDEVFRRMVKSLINERLPRAIGDLENLLNRNRIFIDRLTGVGAISREEAIAWSLTGPMARASGVRRDLRKDEPYLCFADNWDDEGAEAVKFSVPVAQDGDCLSRYLVRVEELKQSISIINQLIDRIPGGSINAVADGKSLIPPKADVYGSIEGVIQLFSIVMHNRGWDTPIGEAYTAIESPNGELGFFIVADGGKYPWRAKCRPPSFINYQVFPKLIEGHQLADVVAVLGSINVIAAELDR from the coding sequence ATGCCGTACACGCTGGCGCCAGATGACGCCTTCGGACTTGATGTCGAGAGCACGGAGTACCTGAAGGACCATGTCCAGGCCCCTGATCGATGGGTCCTGAACTTCGGTCCGCAGCATCCGGCGACTCACACCACCCTCCGGATCGTGATCGAACTCGATGGCGAACGCGTGGTCCGGGCCACGCCCCACATCGGTTACCTCCACTCGGGTTTTGAGAAGCTCGCGGAGCATCACGACTACAACCAATATGTCTGCACGGTCAGCCGGATGGACTACATCTCGCCGATCGTGAACGACATCGCCTGGCATCAGGCGGTTGAGGCGCTCTTCGGCATCGGCATCACGCCTCGGTGCCGGGTCATCCGGACGATCATGGCCGAGCTCGGCCGAATCCAGAATCACCTGCTCTGCGTCGGGGCTGCGGCGCTCGACCTCGGGGCCTTCACGGGCTTCCTCTACGGCTTCAACGAGCGCGAGTTCATCTACGACATCGTCGAGTACATCTCCGGCCAGCGCTTCCACCCGGATTGGACGCGCGTGGGCGGCGCGTGGCGCGACATTCCCGACGATGAGGTCTTCCGACGGATGGTGAAGTCGCTCATCAACGAGCGGCTCCCTCGGGCGATCGGCGACCTTGAGAACCTTCTCAATCGCAACCGCATCTTCATCGATCGCCTGACCGGTGTCGGCGCCATCTCGCGTGAAGAGGCCATCGCGTGGAGCCTGACCGGCCCGATGGCGCGGGCAAGCGGTGTGCGGCGCGATCTCCGTAAGGACGAGCCTTACCTCTGCTTCGCCGACAATTGGGATGACGAAGGCGCTGAGGCGGTCAAGTTCAGCGTGCCGGTCGCGCAGGATGGAGATTGCCTGAGCCGCTACCTCGTGCGGGTCGAGGAGCTCAAGCAGTCGATCTCGATCATCAACCAGCTCATCGATCGCATCCCCGGCGGATCAATCAACGCGGTCGCCGACGGCAAGAGCCTCATTCCACCCAAGGCCGATGTCTACGGCTCGATCGAGGGCGTCATTCAGCTCTTCTCAATCGTGATGCACAACCGCGGCTGGGACACGCCGATCGGCGAGGCGTACACGGCCATTGAGAGCCCCAACGGCGAGCTTGGATTCTTCATCGTCGCCGACGGCGGCAAGTATCCATGGCGCGCGAAGTGCCGGCCGCCCAGCTTCATCAACTATCAGGTCTTCCCGAAGCTGATCGAGGGCCACCAACTGGCCGATGTCGTCGCGGTCCTGGGCAGCATCAATGTGATCGCCGCCGAGCTCGACCGCTGA
- a CDS encoding NAD(P)H-dependent oxidoreductase subunit E codes for MAWITKPSATEKIARRAEPYVTDAHRARWERDLIPKYATRHGALMPILHEIQHEHRHIPHQAMIEIADFLKITPADVLDTVSFYEEYTTEPVGRCVIGICQSLACEACGHRALVDHVREKLDLEPHETTEDGLFTLLTLECLGSCDTAPVALLNDVLYESLTVERLDQLIERVRVGGSAAIPHGRKVGPGVAGTEDIEK; via the coding sequence ATGGCCTGGATCACCAAACCGAGCGCCACCGAGAAGATCGCCCGCCGCGCCGAGCCCTATGTGACCGATGCGCATCGGGCGCGCTGGGAGCGGGACCTCATCCCGAAGTACGCGACCCGTCATGGCGCGCTCATGCCGATCCTTCACGAGATCCAGCATGAGCATCGCCACATTCCCCACCAGGCGATGATCGAGATCGCGGACTTCCTCAAGATCACTCCCGCCGATGTCCTTGACACGGTGAGCTTCTACGAGGAGTACACGACCGAGCCGGTCGGGCGCTGCGTCATCGGGATCTGCCAGTCGCTCGCGTGCGAGGCGTGTGGACATCGGGCGCTCGTCGATCATGTCCGTGAGAAGCTCGACCTCGAGCCGCATGAGACGACTGAGGACGGTCTCTTCACGCTGCTCACCCTGGAGTGCCTCGGAAGCTGCGACACTGCGCCGGTCGCGCTCCTCAACGATGTGCTCTATGAGAGCCTGACGGTCGAGCGGCTCGATCAGCTCATCGAGCGCGTGCGGGTCGGGGGCAGTGCCGCCATCCCACACGGCCGCAAGGTGGGGCCGGGCGTGGCCGGCACCGAGGACATCGAGAAGTGA
- the nuoF gene encoding NADH-quinone oxidoreductase subunit NuoF, giving the protein MRLDEPILTKRIPCVPFADPAKRRTHWYDDYVRTGGYKALEMALDMEPAAVVNAVKDAVVRGRGGAGFPAGLKWSFLPAPDGGRRYLAVNCDEAEPCTFKDRLLVDFDPHQVLEGIAICCWACQLDTAYFFIRGEYHHQARIMQAAIDEAYAKGIFGKGGLLRGKRPFAVECILHRSAGAYICGEETGLLEAIEGKRGWPRIKPPFPAVKGLFGRPTIVNNVETLAAAVHVIERGSPWWKKIGVESRFGGMPSWGPKLMGVSGHVNRPGCFEAPLGIKLSTLIEEYCGGMRGGRRFKGAIAGGVSMGILGTDQYEAAMDFDIGRACDVLGLGTACPTVFDEDTDMVMVARNIARFFKNESCGQCTPCREGSGWLLKMLLRIEQGEGTSADLDLLLEIAGSMGLTPGTTICGLADGNNWALRTIVNKFRGDFEKRVKPRFVPVYVSAGAR; this is encoded by the coding sequence ATGCGCCTCGACGAACCCATCCTGACCAAGCGAATCCCTTGTGTGCCCTTCGCCGACCCCGCCAAGCGTCGCACGCACTGGTACGACGACTATGTGCGCACCGGCGGCTACAAGGCCCTCGAGATGGCGCTCGACATGGAGCCCGCGGCGGTCGTCAATGCCGTGAAGGATGCCGTGGTCCGCGGTCGTGGCGGCGCCGGCTTCCCGGCCGGACTCAAGTGGTCATTCCTCCCCGCGCCCGATGGAGGTCGCCGCTATCTCGCGGTCAACTGCGACGAAGCGGAGCCATGCACCTTCAAGGACCGCCTGCTGGTCGACTTCGATCCACACCAGGTCCTCGAGGGCATCGCGATCTGCTGCTGGGCATGCCAGCTCGACACGGCGTACTTCTTCATTCGCGGCGAGTACCACCACCAGGCCCGCATCATGCAGGCGGCGATCGACGAGGCCTATGCGAAGGGCATCTTCGGCAAGGGCGGACTCCTGCGCGGCAAGCGTCCCTTCGCGGTGGAGTGCATTCTGCATCGGAGCGCCGGCGCGTACATCTGCGGCGAGGAGACGGGGTTGCTCGAGGCGATCGAGGGAAAGCGCGGCTGGCCTCGCATCAAGCCGCCGTTTCCTGCGGTCAAGGGGCTCTTCGGTCGCCCGACGATCGTGAACAATGTCGAGACGCTCGCTGCGGCGGTGCATGTCATCGAGCGAGGAAGCCCATGGTGGAAGAAGATCGGTGTTGAGAGCCGCTTCGGTGGGATGCCGAGCTGGGGGCCGAAACTCATGGGCGTCTCCGGGCATGTCAATCGACCCGGCTGCTTCGAAGCGCCGCTGGGCATCAAGCTCTCGACGCTCATTGAGGAGTACTGCGGTGGCATGCGCGGCGGGCGGCGCTTCAAGGGCGCCATTGCCGGTGGCGTCAGCATGGGCATTCTCGGGACCGACCAGTATGAGGCGGCGATGGACTTCGACATCGGGCGCGCCTGTGATGTGCTCGGCCTCGGCACCGCGTGCCCCACGGTCTTCGATGAAGACACGGACATGGTGATGGTCGCGCGCAACATCGCCCGCTTCTTCAAGAACGAGTCATGCGGACAGTGCACGCCCTGCCGCGAAGGCAGCGGCTGGCTGCTCAAGATGCTCCTCCGCATCGAACAGGGCGAAGGCACCAGTGCCGACCTCGATCTGCTCCTTGAGATCGCGGGCAGCATGGGGCTCACGCCGGGCACGACCATCTGCGGACTTGCCGACGGCAACAACTGGGCGCTGCGCACGATCGTGAACAAGTTCCGAGGCGACTTCGAGAAGCGGGTCAAGCCTCGCTTTGTTCCGGTCTATGTCTCGGCGGGAGCGCGGTGA
- the ybeY gene encoding rRNA maturation RNase YbeY codes for MTEADRVLTGVVGACVEAEVRAWLADRISAVIPHLVAPDGSPVRVARVSVRIVPDPEMIRLHVEAMGEATPTDVLSWVTEGERGGVEVDLALGADEAVRQALIRSHAPREELLLYAVHGLLHAAGFDDRAQEDFIRMHAEEARLLGVVGGAARVESAESPASGPQGPAGGGERRW; via the coding sequence GTGACCGAAGCGGATAGGGTCCTGACCGGTGTCGTGGGAGCCTGCGTGGAGGCGGAGGTCCGTGCATGGCTCGCGGATCGGATCTCGGCGGTGATTCCCCATCTCGTCGCACCCGATGGTTCGCCCGTCCGCGTGGCGCGTGTGAGTGTTCGCATCGTGCCCGACCCGGAAATGATCCGCCTGCATGTCGAGGCGATGGGCGAGGCGACGCCGACTGATGTGCTCTCATGGGTGACCGAGGGTGAGCGTGGCGGCGTCGAAGTCGATCTCGCGCTCGGCGCCGATGAAGCCGTAAGGCAGGCGCTGATTCGATCGCATGCGCCCAGAGAAGAGCTGCTCCTCTACGCCGTGCATGGGCTCCTGCATGCCGCGGGCTTTGATGATCGAGCGCAGGAGGACTTCATTCGCATGCACGCGGAAGAAGCGCGACTTCTTGGCGTTGTGGGCGGTGCCGCGCGGGTGGAAAGCGCCGAGTCGCCGGCGTCGGGTCCGCAGGGCCCGGCTGGCGGGGGAGAGCGGCGATGGTGA
- a CDS encoding HlyC/CorC family transporter: protein MVTLLLTAVVVLALTTLFSALNLALVQASESALLRRLEAQGRLRQGQWIVERWSAVDDAVSFLRTWGRIGFFALVLWAMAHRGDGTIEADPQRVIEALLVSAILIWLFTSVVAGAVARYAAIELLATTMPFLHIIEVLLRPVTAISRAIDEAVKRLTGANLREGEAEEDLLRSIEDTQRSGGIDPVAARMMESVVQFTDTVVGEVMTPRTAIEGLAYTDDMGEIRNFIHREGHSRIPVYEGSLDRIVGILYVKDLVSLLGTDAEGFTLRPLLRQPILVPETKPVRDLLLQFQRSKVHLAIVIDEFGGTAGLVTIEDVLEEIVGEITDEHEGPSDEAPMLRTLGDHECEAEGRVPMVDVASHFGLEMVDEAPYTTVAGFALHHFGRVPEAGEIFERNGLRVTIVEATPTAILKLRIERSTPPSAGRNGA from the coding sequence ATGGTGACGCTCCTCCTGACCGCCGTCGTGGTGCTGGCGCTCACGACGCTCTTCTCCGCGCTCAACCTTGCGCTCGTTCAGGCGAGTGAGTCGGCGCTCCTGCGGCGGCTGGAGGCGCAGGGGCGACTTCGACAGGGGCAGTGGATCGTGGAGCGCTGGAGTGCCGTCGATGACGCGGTCAGCTTCCTCCGAACATGGGGGCGCATCGGCTTCTTCGCGCTGGTCCTCTGGGCGATGGCGCATCGCGGTGATGGCACGATCGAAGCCGATCCTCAGCGGGTCATCGAAGCGCTGCTCGTCTCGGCGATCCTGATCTGGCTCTTCACCAGTGTGGTTGCGGGCGCCGTCGCGCGCTATGCCGCGATCGAACTCCTGGCCACCACCATGCCCTTCCTGCACATCATCGAGGTCCTGCTGCGACCGGTGACGGCGATCAGCCGCGCGATCGATGAGGCGGTGAAGCGACTCACCGGGGCCAATCTGCGCGAGGGTGAAGCGGAAGAGGATCTCCTCCGCAGCATCGAGGACACGCAGCGCTCCGGTGGCATTGATCCAGTGGCCGCACGGATGATGGAGAGTGTCGTCCAGTTCACCGACACCGTCGTCGGCGAGGTCATGACTCCCCGGACCGCCATCGAGGGGCTCGCCTACACCGACGACATGGGGGAGATCCGCAACTTCATTCATCGCGAGGGTCACTCGCGCATTCCCGTCTACGAGGGAAGCCTCGATCGGATCGTCGGCATTCTCTATGTCAAAGATCTCGTTTCGCTGCTCGGCACCGATGCCGAGGGGTTCACCCTTCGCCCGCTCCTGCGACAGCCGATTCTCGTGCCCGAGACGAAGCCGGTCCGCGATCTTCTCCTTCAGTTCCAGCGCAGCAAGGTGCATCTTGCGATCGTGATCGATGAGTTCGGCGGGACGGCCGGGCTGGTGACCATCGAGGATGTGCTCGAGGAGATCGTCGGCGAGATCACCGATGAACATGAAGGGCCCTCCGATGAGGCGCCGATGCTGAGAACACTCGGCGATCATGAATGCGAGGCCGAGGGGCGGGTGCCCATGGTGGATGTGGCGTCGCACTTCGGGCTGGAGATGGTCGACGAAGCGCCCTACACCACCGTCGCGGGCTTCGCGCTGCACCACTTCGGACGCGTGCCCGAAGCGGGGGAGATCTTCGAGCGCAACGGTCTGCGCGTCACCATCGTTGAAGCCACTCCCACCGCGATCCTGAAGTTGCGCATCGAGCGATCGACTCCACCGAGTGCCGGCCGCAACGGCGCCTGA
- the lptB gene encoding LPS export ABC transporter ATP-binding protein yields the protein MPLLEAHELVKSYNGRRVVDRVSFTVEAGEIVGLLGRNGAGKTTSFRMAIGMITPEGGKVRFAGRDVTNLPMYLHAQAGMGYLSQEPSVFQRLTVEENLLAILQTRRMSRSDQQRRCDVLLHQFGLEHKRREQARTCSGGERRRLEIARALITEPRLMLLDEPFAAVDPHTVEELQSEVRKLASLGIAMLVTDHNVQQTLRICTRAYIIHEGRNLRDGDPKSIINDPLVRDAYLASTFRGDEFD from the coding sequence ATGCCGCTTCTTGAAGCCCATGAGCTCGTGAAGAGCTACAACGGTCGCCGTGTCGTCGACCGAGTCTCGTTCACCGTCGAGGCCGGCGAGATCGTCGGCCTGCTCGGTCGCAATGGCGCCGGCAAGACCACGAGCTTCCGCATGGCGATCGGCATGATCACGCCCGAGGGTGGAAAGGTGCGATTCGCCGGACGCGATGTCACGAATCTGCCCATGTACCTGCACGCACAAGCGGGCATGGGCTACCTCTCGCAGGAGCCGAGTGTCTTCCAGCGGCTGACCGTCGAGGAGAATCTCCTCGCGATTCTCCAGACGCGCCGCATGTCGCGCTCGGATCAGCAGCGGCGCTGCGATGTGCTCCTCCACCAGTTCGGCCTTGAACACAAGCGTCGCGAGCAGGCGCGCACCTGCTCGGGAGGTGAGCGCCGACGGCTGGAGATCGCCCGCGCGCTGATCACCGAGCCTCGCCTCATGCTGCTTGATGAACCCTTCGCCGCCGTCGATCCTCACACCGTCGAGGAGTTGCAATCGGAGGTCCGCAAGCTCGCGAGCCTCGGCATCGCCATGCTCGTCACGGACCACAATGTGCAGCAGACGCTGCGCATCTGCACCCGGGCGTACATCATCCATGAGGGACGCAACCTGCGGGATGGTGACCCGAAGTCGATCATCAACGATCCACTCGTGCGCGACGCCTACCTCGCGAGCACATTCCGCGGCGACGAGTTCGACTGA
- a CDS encoding PEGA domain-containing protein, which yields MRWPILLGALLILPGCVRRQIDITSTPSGALVRVNDREVGRTPCQIEFDHYGVYEVRLALEGYESVVGMGRAEAPVWDWVGLDLVSELAPWTSVSRTAWHFELVPDRTDPESLVERARALRSDLAVIERDLPVDRTAIMTAPSVEAAAREDGERGVVPTPPSVLPPAPDTAPAGGAPSAP from the coding sequence ATGCGGTGGCCCATCCTGCTTGGCGCTCTCCTGATCCTTCCTGGTTGCGTCAGGCGGCAGATTGACATCACCAGCACCCCCAGCGGAGCCCTCGTCCGGGTGAATGACCGTGAGGTGGGCCGGACCCCCTGCCAGATCGAATTCGACCATTACGGCGTCTACGAGGTCCGCCTGGCCCTCGAGGGCTACGAGAGCGTGGTCGGCATGGGCCGTGCGGAAGCGCCCGTGTGGGATTGGGTCGGCCTCGACTTGGTGAGCGAACTTGCGCCCTGGACCTCGGTGAGCCGGACCGCGTGGCACTTCGAGTTGGTTCCCGACCGCACGGATCCTGAGTCTCTCGTCGAGCGCGCCCGCGCCCTTCGGAGCGATCTCGCGGTGATCGAGCGCGACCTGCCGGTTGACAGGACCGCGATCATGACCGCGCCGAGTGTCGAAGCCGCCGCTCGCGAAGATGGCGAGCGCGGCGTGGTGCCCACGCCTCCCTCGGTGCTGCCTCCAGCTCCTGATACGGCTCCCGCCGGAGGTGCGCCTTCGGCGCCGTGA
- a CDS encoding acyloxyacyl hydrolase: MRSSLSARRRSDLGQRWSVRAIAALTTTIGCVSPGLAATESLDATISMPMTRFTASALSLAPGVAASDQAAPPDLSSAPGRKRFGEEGMVTFNIFGDYANDFSSAWLAGGQFGISWFFADNLSLDVQLEQWGISQDGPNAYAIGPALLLRWHFLAYETWSLYADAGCGFFYATNPVPTDGSRFNFTPRVGVGASFAITDTARVLTGVRWLHISNANTSTPNPGRDSLEVYAGLSFGF, encoded by the coding sequence ATGCGAAGCTCACTCTCGGCTCGGCGGCGAAGCGACCTTGGTCAGCGGTGGAGCGTGCGCGCCATCGCCGCACTCACGACAACCATCGGGTGCGTCTCACCCGGTCTGGCGGCGACAGAGTCGCTTGATGCGACGATCTCGATGCCGATGACGCGCTTCACCGCGAGTGCGCTCTCCCTTGCACCAGGCGTGGCCGCCTCCGACCAGGCGGCTCCCCCCGATCTCTCGAGCGCGCCAGGCCGCAAGCGCTTCGGTGAAGAGGGCATGGTCACCTTCAACATCTTCGGTGACTACGCCAACGATTTCTCGTCGGCGTGGCTGGCGGGCGGACAATTCGGCATCAGTTGGTTCTTCGCCGACAACCTCAGCCTCGATGTTCAGCTTGAGCAGTGGGGCATCAGCCAGGATGGCCCCAACGCCTACGCGATCGGACCGGCGCTGCTGCTGCGCTGGCACTTCCTCGCCTACGAGACATGGTCGCTCTACGCGGATGCGGGGTGTGGATTCTTCTACGCGACGAATCCGGTGCCGACCGATGGCTCACGCTTCAACTTCACGCCGCGCGTCGGCGTGGGCGCCTCGTTTGCCATCACCGACACAGCGCGCGTGCTCACCGGCGTGCGCTGGCTGCACATCTCGAATGCGAACACGAGCACGCCGAATCCAGGCCGTGACAGCCTGGAGGTCTACGCCGGGCTCTCCTTCGGTTTCTGA
- the galE gene encoding UDP-glucose 4-epimerase GalE: MASPRDGRRVLVTGAAGYIGSHAALTLLESGDRVLGLDNLSRGHLGAVQILKKIGGPNFDFVKADLLDHAQLLSVMRDFRPEVVIHFAALAYVGESVHEPCRYWTNNTMGSLSLLDAMRRCGAHRIVFSSTCATYGTPAPAHLPITERCPQTPINPYGRSKLAVEQALLDSCGSREWPELGVALLRYFNVAGSDPQGRLGEDHRPETHLVPICLEVALGQRERVEVFGADYPTPDGTCVRDYVHVTDLVDAHRSALERVAPGTALIANIGIGRGFSVREVIDSCRRVTGAAIPHRDAPRREGDPAELFSDPGEAHRLLKWSPRFTSLDETVATAWHWRRAHPHGYAE; encoded by the coding sequence ATGGCCTCACCACGCGACGGCCGCCGGGTGCTCGTGACCGGAGCGGCGGGATACATCGGCAGCCACGCGGCGCTCACCCTGCTCGAATCGGGCGATCGTGTCCTCGGCCTCGACAACCTCTCCCGCGGACATCTCGGTGCCGTGCAGATCCTGAAGAAGATCGGCGGTCCGAACTTCGACTTCGTGAAGGCCGACCTGCTCGATCATGCGCAGCTCCTCTCCGTAATGCGCGACTTCAGGCCTGAGGTCGTCATCCACTTTGCGGCGCTCGCGTATGTCGGTGAGAGCGTGCACGAGCCGTGCCGCTACTGGACCAACAACACGATGGGCTCCCTCTCGCTGCTCGATGCGATGCGACGCTGCGGTGCTCATCGCATCGTCTTCTCGAGCACCTGCGCCACCTATGGCACTCCCGCGCCAGCGCACCTTCCGATCACCGAGCGCTGCCCGCAGACGCCGATCAATCCCTACGGCCGAAGCAAGCTTGCCGTGGAACAGGCGCTTCTTGACTCCTGCGGTTCGCGTGAGTGGCCCGAACTGGGAGTGGCGCTCCTTCGATACTTCAATGTCGCCGGATCTGATCCACAGGGGCGCCTTGGCGAGGATCATCGGCCTGAGACGCATCTCGTACCCATCTGCCTCGAGGTCGCGCTCGGGCAGCGCGAGCGCGTGGAGGTCTTCGGTGCCGACTATCCGACACCGGACGGCACCTGCGTGCGCGACTATGTGCATGTCACCGATCTGGTTGACGCCCATCGCAGTGCATTGGAGCGCGTGGCACCGGGTACCGCGCTCATCGCGAACATCGGCATCGGGCGCGGTTTCTCGGTGCGCGAAGTGATCGACTCCTGTCGGCGAGTAACCGGAGCGGCAATTCCGCATCGCGACGCACCGCGACGCGAGGGCGATCCTGCGGAGCTCTTCTCTGACCCTGGCGAGGCGCATCGCCTGCTCAAGTGGTCACCGCGCTTCACCTCGCTCGACGAGACCGTCGCCACCGCGTGGCATTGGCGGCGCGCTCATCCCCACGGCTACGCCGAATGA
- a CDS encoding response regulator — protein sequence MPGRLAGIHVLVVDDDPDILAGIDLALRTEGATTETAADGASAIRAAAHRLPDLVVLDVMLPAASGFVVLEKIRAFADPPPVIMVTANQGRRHQTYAQTLGADAYFYKPVPLGKLIERAVELCFEEVPDDEAAAVERAPSPEADAKATSPRATESAEGKAPRSRRKPARKSGPTGESGETE from the coding sequence ATGCCCGGCCGACTTGCTGGCATTCATGTGCTCGTCGTCGATGACGACCCCGACATTCTCGCGGGGATCGATCTCGCGCTGCGCACTGAAGGCGCGACCACCGAGACCGCGGCGGACGGCGCTTCGGCGATCCGCGCGGCGGCTCATCGACTGCCGGATCTTGTGGTCCTCGATGTGATGCTCCCGGCCGCGAGCGGCTTCGTCGTGCTGGAGAAGATTCGCGCCTTCGCCGACCCGCCGCCGGTGATCATGGTGACCGCCAATCAGGGGCGACGCCACCAGACCTATGCCCAGACTCTCGGGGCGGATGCCTACTTCTACAAGCCGGTGCCACTGGGCAAGCTCATCGAGCGAGCCGTCGAGCTTTGCTTCGAAGAGGTCCCCGACGACGAGGCTGCCGCCGTCGAGAGAGCCCCTTCCCCGGAGGCCGATGCGAAGGCGACCAGCCCCCGGGCGACCGAGTCCGCCGAGGGCAAGGCCCCCCGAAGCCGCAGGAAGCCTGCCCGAAAGAGCGGGCCGACCGGCGAATCGGGCGAGACGGAGTAA